TATTGGGATTATTGATCTGGTTGATTTTCTTTCATGGGCTTACTTCGGTTGACGACTACATTTTTACAAAATATTTTCCTGGAAAAAAGAAATTTCTATATCGCGATATTGAAAAATATGACTTTACTGAAGACGATTCTGACTTTGAAGATAGCGATTCAAAAGAGGATAATCCTTTGAAAAAACCTTCGATAAAACCAAAAGTAGAATTTGAAAATCCTTTGACTGTAGAGAGAGAAGTAAAATTTGAACCCAATAGCCTTGCAAAAGAACCCTTTAAGGGTGGGAAGATTGAGTTTACTGTTGAAAAACCCGAAGAAAAATCTGAACCTGCGAACCCAAAGCCGGAATTCCTCAAAGATGAAGAAGCGGAGGGAGATAGTCTTTTGGCACAATTTGGAGAATTTGACCCTAAACTAGAACTTTCGGGATACAGATATCCCAATCTTGGACTTTTGCTGGAATATTCAAATAGTGGCTCAAAAGTTAGTAGTGAAGAACTGGAAAGCAACAAGAATAAGATTGTTGAGACAATCAACAATTTTCAGATTGGAATTTCATCAATCAAAGCCACTATAGGACCTACAGTAACCTTGTATGAAATTGTGCCTGAAGCCGGAGTGAGAATTTCAAAAATCAAAAACCTGGAAGATGATATTGCTTTGAGCCTGGCTGCTTTGGGTATCAGGATTATTGCTCCAATGCCTGGAAAAGGAACAATTGGAATTGAGGTTCCGAACAAAAACAGGGAAATGGTTTCTATGAAATCGGTGCTTTCGTCCGAAAAATTTCAGAATTCTAAATATGAATTACCAATAATTCTAGGAAAAACCATATCCAACGAAATATTCATTACTGATCTTGCCAAAATGCCTCACCTCTTGATGGCGGGTGCCACCGGCCAGGGTAAATCGGTAGGATTGAATGTAGTTCTCACTTCACTTTTGTATAAAAAACACCCTTCGGAAGTGAAGTTCATCTTAGTGGATCCCAAAAAAGTGGAATTGACCCTTTTTAACAAAATTGAAAGGCATTTCCTGGCGATGTTACCCAATTCCGAAGAAGCGATAATCACCGATAACAAAAAGGTGATCCATACGCTCAATTCACTTTGTATCGAGATGGACAACCGATATAATCTGCTAAAAGACGCGGGAGTCAGAAATATTAAAGAATATAACGCAAAATTTGTAAAACGAAGATTAAATCCTGAGAAAGGCCACAGATTCCTTCCTTATATCGTATTGGTAGTTGATGAGTTGGCCGATCTGATGATGACCGCCGGCAAGGAGGTTGAGCAACCTATTGCCCGTTTGGCACAGTTGGCAAGGGCAATAGGAATACATCTGATTTTAGCGACCCAGCGACCTTCGGTTAACGTAATTACCGGATTGATAAAAGCCAATTTTCCGGCGAGGCTATCATTTAAAGTGACGGCAAAAGTCGATTCGAGGACAATTATGGACACTGGTGGAGCTGAACAGCTCGTTGGAAATGGTGATATGTTGTTGTCAATGGGCTCAGAAATGGTGCGATTACAGTGCCCATTTGTGGACACTCCGGAAGTAGAGAACATTTGTGAGTTTATTGGTGAACAAAGAGCCTTTGATACTCCATACTTGTTGCCGGAATATTATGGTGACGATGAGCCAGATAATTCTGATTTTGACCCAAGAGAACTGGATCCCTTGTTTGATGATGCCGCCAGACTGTTGGTTATTAATCAGCAGGGAAGTACTTCTCTCATTCAAAGAAAAATGAAACTGGGGTATAATCGCTCAGGACGGATCATTGATCAACTGGAAGGAGCAGGTATTGTAGGCCCTTCGGAAGGTAGCAAGGCACGGGAAGTTTTAGTGAAAGATTTGGAACATTTAGAAGAAATTTTACGAAATTTGAAACGAACTTAAGCTTCATATTAATTTTGAATTAAAATTCCGCTGTTTTTTCGGCATAGACTTAAACTTTTTAAATAAAAAAAACGTCTAAATACAAAAACTAAGAAAATGATTAATTTTTTGAGAGTATTAGCTTTTACAGTTATTCTTTCTCCTGCTTTATCACAGGATAAAAAAGCTGAAGGCATACTTGATGCTATGAGTGCAAAATATAAAGCTTTGAAAACTTTTAATGCCAATTTCACATACGGTGTGGAAGGTGCCGGTGGAAAGCTTTCCAATGTTTTTACAGGAAATGTAACCGTAAAAGGTAATAAGTTTAAATTAAAAACTGCGGGACAGGAGATTTTCAATAATGGAAAAGAAGTGTACACTTTTGTAAAAGAAACCAACGAAGTCAACATATCAGATTAC
The sequence above is a segment of the Cytophagaceae bacterium genome. Coding sequences within it:
- a CDS encoding DNA translocase FtsK 4TM domain-containing protein; the encoded protein is MSNSFRNKKKAVKPAEKPVEPSVFSKTTLSNDGQYSFLTGVFLILLSVFFLFAFSSFLFSGNSDQDLLQHNVGEIVGHKSGKAANILGWLGANTSHWFIDIWFGLSSFLIIPVLFLIGFRLIFKEDLFKFSLNRFIIGSVFYLFFVSVFLGFFVFVFKLKTTLLSGNLGFVANDLLFTIFGYGSILVILLGLLIWLIFFHGLTSVDDYIFTKYFPGKKKFLYRDIEKYDFTEDDSDFEDSDSKEDNPLKKPSIKPKVEFENPLTVEREVKFEPNSLAKEPFKGGKIEFTVEKPEEKSEPANPKPEFLKDEEAEGDSLLAQFGEFDPKLELSGYRYPNLGLLLEYSNSGSKVSSEELESNKNKIVETINNFQIGISSIKATIGPTVTLYEIVPEAGVRISKIKNLEDDIALSLAALGIRIIAPMPGKGTIGIEVPNKNREMVSMKSVLSSEKFQNSKYELPIILGKTISNEIFITDLAKMPHLLMAGATGQGKSVGLNVVLTSLLYKKHPSEVKFILVDPKKVELTLFNKIERHFLAMLPNSEEAIITDNKKVIHTLNSLCIEMDNRYNLLKDAGVRNIKEYNAKFVKRRLNPEKGHRFLPYIVLVVDELADLMMTAGKEVEQPIARLAQLARAIGIHLILATQRPSVNVITGLIKANFPARLSFKVTAKVDSRTIMDTGGAEQLVGNGDMLLSMGSEMVRLQCPFVDTPEVENICEFIGEQRAFDTPYLLPEYYGDDEPDNSDFDPRELDPLFDDAARLLVINQQGSTSLIQRKMKLGYNRSGRIIDQLEGAGIVGPSEGSKAREVLVKDLEHLEEILRNLKRT